A stretch of Plectropomus leopardus isolate mb chromosome 24, YSFRI_Pleo_2.0, whole genome shotgun sequence DNA encodes these proteins:
- the sumo1 gene encoding LOW QUALITY PROTEIN: small ubiquitin-related modifier 1 (The sequence of the model RefSeq protein was modified relative to this genomic sequence to represent the inferred CDS: deleted 2 bases in 2 codons) produces the protein MSDTETKPSSGDGGDKKDGEYIKLKVIGQDSSEIHFKVKMTTHLKKLKESYSQRQGVPASTLRFLFEGQRIADNQTPKELGMEDEDVIEVYQEQTGGLWND, from the exons atgtCAGATACG GAGACAAAACCGTCCAGCGGAGACGGAGGGGACAAGAAGGACGGAGAGTACATCAAGTTA AAAGTGATCGGTCAG GACAGCAGCGAAATCCACTTT AAGGTCAAAATGACGACACATCTGAAGAAGCTGAAGGAGTCTTACAGCCAGCGACAG ggAGTTCCAGCAAGCACGCTAAGGTTTCTGTTTGAAGGACAGAGAATCGCAGACAACCAAACTCCGAAAGAG cTGGGGATGGAGGACGAGGACGTCATCGAGGTTTATCAAGAACAGACTGGCGGACTTTGGAATGATTAA
- the map3k2 gene encoding mitogen-activated protein kinase kinase kinase 2: protein MGESSFLASWVNRRATMMDEQEALNSIMQDLAELHRSSRPAMFLSDLGKSKASSPKNQNDVRVKFEFKGEKRILQFPRPVKLDDLKAKAKVAFGQTMDLHYTNNELVIPLTTQDDLDKAVELLDRSVHMKSLKILLVLQISSQNSSSNMDLLPSHEDLDNTGFRVADKKSMLTLIGSHSTDRSSPPPGYIPDALQQVARNGSFTSINSEGEFIPESMDQMLDPLSMSSPENSASGSCPSLDSPLDSDYPKSRMPRAQSYPDNHQDFPEYDIPVFEKSGKGGTYPRRYGIPFGLQDYSDGRKTFPRARRTQVHGFRSPVSFSPTEQSPSTSSGSSVFTPDIEEAPGPARRPRRGSDIEPNPNPTAAPTLSVMDISPPSRSPRAPTNWRLGKLLGQGAFGRVFLCYDADTGRELAVKQVQFDPESPETSKEVSALECEIQLLKNLCHERIVQYYGCLRDTMERTLSIFMEYMPGGSIKDQLKSYGALTENVTRRYTRQILEGVSYLHSNMIVHRDIKGANILRDSVGNVKLGDFGASRRLQTICLSGTGIMSVTGTPYWMSPEVISGEGYGRRADIWSVGCTVVEMLTQRPPWAEFEAMAAIFKIATQPTNPVLPAHVSDHCREFLKRIFVETKQRPSADELLRHIFVH, encoded by the exons ATGGGAGAATCCTCTTTCCTGGCCTCCTGGGTCAATCGCCGTGCCACGATGATGG ATGAGCAGGAGGCGCTGAACTCGATCATGCAGGACTTGGCCGAACTGCACCGCTCCAGCCGTCCTGCCATGTTCCTGTCGGACCTGGGCAAATCCAAAGCCTCCTCGCCCAAAAACCAG AACGATGTCAGAGTGAAGTTCGAGTTCAAAGGGGAGAAGAG gATCCTGCAGTTCCCTCGACCCGTCAAGCTGGACGACCTGAAGGCGAAAGCTAAAGTGGCTTTCGGTCAGACGATGGACCTTCACTACACCAACAATGAG TTGGTGATTCCTCTGACCACTCAGGACGACCTGGACAAGGCCGTGGAGCTGCTGGATCGCAGCGTTCACATGAAGAGCCTGAAGATCCTCCTGGTGCTCCAGATCTCCTCTCAG AACTCCTCTTCCAATATGGACCTCTTGCCGTCCCACGAGGACCTGGACAACACGGGATTCAGGGTTGCTGATAAGAAGAGTATGCTGACTTTGATAG GCTCCCATTCGACGGACCGCAGCTCCCCTCCTCCAGGATACATTCCCGACGCGCTCCAGCAGGTGGCGAGGAACGGCTCCTTCACCAGCATCAACAGCGAGGGAGAGTTCATCCCTGAGAGCATGGACCAG atgCTGGACCCGCTGTCCATGAGCAGTCCAGAAAACTCTGCGTCTGGAAGCTGTCCCTCTTTAGACAGCCCACTGGACAG CGACTATCCGAAATCCAGGATGCCCCGAGCACAGAGCTACCCCGACAACCACCAGGACTTTCCAG AGTACGACATCCCCGTGTTCGAGAAGTCGGGTAAAGGTGGAACGTACCCTCGACGATACGGCATTCCCTTCGGCCTTCAGGACTACAGCGAtg GGAGGAAGACCTTCCCGCGGGCTCGGCGAACGCAGGTTCACGGCTTCCGCTCGCCGGTTAGCTTCAGCCCGACCGAGCAGTCGCCCAGCaccagcagcggcagcagcgtCTTCACTCCTGACATTGAGGAGGCCCCGGGGCCCGCCAGGAGGCCGCGGCGGGGCAGTGACATCGAACCCAACCCCAACCCAACGGCCGCTCCGACCCTGTCTGTGATGGACATCAGCCCGCCGAGCCGCT CTCCACGCGCCCCGACAAACTGGCGGCTGGGAAAGCTCCTGGGTCAGGGCGCCTTTGGGCGAGTTTTTCTCTGTTATGACGCTGATACTGGACGGGAACTTGCCGTGAAACAGGTCCAGTTTGACCCGGAGAGTCCGGAAACCAGCAAG GAGGTGAGTGCGTTAGAGTGTGAAATCCAGCTGCTGAAGAATTTGTGCCATGAGCGGATCGTCCAGTACTACGGCTGTCTGCGAGACACGATGGAGCGGACGCTCTCCATCTTCATGGAGTACATGCCCGGC GGATCGATAAAGGACCAGCTGAAGTCGTACGGCGCGCTCACGGAAAACGTGACGCGCCGCTACACCCGGCAGATCCTGGAGGGAGTTTCTTATCTACACAGCAACATGATCGTCCACAGAGACATCAAAG GGGCCAACATCCTGCGTGACTCGGTGGGTAACGTGAAGCTCGGAGACTTCGGGGCGAGCCGGCGGCTGCAGACCATCTGTCTGTCGGGAACGGGCATCATGTCTGTGACCGGCACGCCGTACTGGATGAGCCCAGAGGTGATCAGTGGAGAGGGCTACGGCAGGAGGGCAGACATCTG GAGCGTCGGCTGCACCGTGGTGGAGATGCTGACACAGCGACCCCCGTGGGCAGAGTTTGAGGCCATGGCAGCCATCTTTAAGATCGCCACCCAGCCCACCAACCCCGTGCTGCCCGCCCACGTGTCGGACCACTGCCGCGAGTTCCTCAAACGGATCTTTGTAGAGACTAAGCAGCGGCCGTCTGCCGACGAGCTACTGAGGCACATCTTTGTACATTAA